The Saxibacter everestensis genome has a window encoding:
- the efeU gene encoding iron uptake transporter permease EfeU, giving the protein MLANYLIGLREGLEAALIVVILVAYIGKVGRRDVLGRIWLGVWAAIILSIAVAAVITFGSQTLTFRAQEILEGCLSVVAVVFVTWMIFWMAEAGRKMGAELRDSVDAKIGGAGWGLVGLAFVSVAREGLETALIIVPSATAYGLQDVRPFIAAGLGILSAVLLGFLMQRGMLRINLTRFFTVTGVFLIFIAGGILSYGVHSLQEANLLPGLNSFAFQIGDVIRPDSWVGTLLGGIFNFTPETTWLSAIAWTLYVGITLTVFIVGALRRRQASVSASTPSAATAAG; this is encoded by the coding sequence TTGCTAGCAAACTATCTGATCGGTCTGCGTGAGGGGCTGGAGGCCGCCCTGATCGTGGTCATCCTGGTCGCCTACATCGGCAAGGTCGGGCGCCGCGACGTGCTGGGCCGGATCTGGCTTGGTGTCTGGGCTGCGATCATCCTCTCGATCGCCGTCGCCGCGGTCATCACCTTCGGCTCCCAGACGCTGACGTTCCGCGCCCAGGAGATTCTCGAGGGCTGCCTCTCAGTTGTCGCCGTCGTTTTCGTCACCTGGATGATCTTCTGGATGGCGGAGGCCGGTCGGAAAATGGGCGCGGAGCTGCGGGATAGCGTGGACGCTAAGATCGGCGGCGCGGGATGGGGACTGGTCGGCCTGGCATTTGTCTCCGTAGCGCGCGAAGGACTCGAGACGGCATTGATCATCGTGCCTTCCGCCACCGCCTACGGACTGCAGGATGTGCGGCCCTTCATCGCCGCCGGCCTGGGAATTCTCAGTGCGGTGCTGCTCGGCTTCCTGATGCAGCGCGGCATGCTGCGGATCAACCTGACCCGGTTCTTCACAGTGACCGGTGTTTTCCTGATCTTCATTGCGGGCGGAATCCTGAGCTACGGGGTGCACAGCCTGCAGGAGGCCAACCTGCTACCCGGCCTGAACAGTTTCGCCTTCCAGATCGGCGACGTGATCCGGCCTGACAGCTGGGTCGGCACCCTGCTCGGCGGAATCTTCAACTTCACCCCGGAAACCACGTGGCTTTCGGCTATCGCCTGGACGCTCTACGTCGGCATAACCCTGACGGTCTTCATCGTCGGCGCGCTCAGGCGGCGGCAGGCCTCCGTTTCCGCTTCAACGCCCAGCGCCGCCACCGCGGCCGGCTAA
- the efeO gene encoding iron uptake system protein EfeO codes for MRHLKYPVAAAALTVFALSGCTAKVPASSDAAAKAITVTSTDQDCAVSAAEAPSGTATFRITNKTDRVTEFYVLAEDKLRIVGEKENILAGTTTDFTISVQPGDYFTSCKPGMVGEGVGMAAFKVTDSGAEANPGSDDEQVQAAVDNYVAYVKDQVAELVTGTEEFAKAYRAGDDDKARDLYASTRASYERIEPTAESFGDLDPKLDFREPMAKEEGIDWTGWHRIEKDLWAPEGFQGSSDQERDRLAELLVSDTKDLYKAVYADEFSAGLDIGAISNGAIGLLDEVASSKITGEEEEFSHTDLSDVKANVEGASVAYGNVRDLAASKGDEGKALVSKIDGQFKAMDELLAKYGDPEKGFTSYDKLSKDEIKELSDQVNALSEPLSQLTSAVLGIQADS; via the coding sequence TTGCGTCATCTCAAGTACCCGGTTGCGGCCGCAGCGCTGACCGTTTTCGCCCTCTCAGGCTGTACTGCGAAGGTTCCGGCCAGCTCGGACGCCGCGGCAAAGGCGATCACCGTGACCAGCACCGACCAGGACTGCGCGGTGTCGGCCGCCGAGGCTCCCAGCGGGACGGCGACCTTCCGGATCACGAACAAGACAGACCGGGTCACCGAGTTCTATGTTCTTGCCGAGGACAAGCTGCGCATCGTCGGCGAGAAGGAGAACATCCTCGCCGGAACCACCACTGACTTCACGATCAGCGTGCAGCCCGGTGACTACTTCACCTCGTGCAAGCCGGGAATGGTCGGCGAAGGCGTAGGAATGGCAGCATTCAAGGTCACCGATTCCGGCGCAGAAGCCAACCCGGGCAGCGATGACGAGCAGGTCCAGGCGGCGGTGGACAACTACGTTGCCTACGTCAAGGATCAGGTTGCCGAGCTCGTCACCGGCACCGAAGAATTCGCCAAGGCATATCGGGCCGGCGATGACGACAAGGCCCGCGACCTCTACGCCAGCACTCGGGCGAGTTACGAACGAATCGAGCCGACGGCCGAATCCTTCGGCGATCTCGACCCGAAGCTCGATTTCCGCGAGCCGATGGCCAAGGAAGAAGGCATCGACTGGACCGGCTGGCACCGGATCGAAAAGGACCTCTGGGCGCCCGAGGGATTCCAGGGCAGCTCCGATCAGGAACGCGACCGGCTTGCCGAGCTGCTGGTCAGCGACACCAAAGACCTGTACAAGGCGGTCTACGCCGATGAGTTCTCCGCCGGCCTGGACATCGGTGCCATCTCGAACGGTGCCATCGGCCTGCTCGACGAGGTCGCCTCATCGAAAATCACCGGCGAGGAGGAAGAGTTCTCGCACACCGACCTTTCCGACGTCAAAGCCAATGTCGAGGGTGCCTCGGTAGCCTATGGGAACGTCCGCGACCTGGCGGCATCGAAAGGCGACGAGGGCAAGGCGCTGGTCAGCAAGATCGACGGTCAGTTCAAGGCGATGGACGAGCTTCTGGCCAAGTACGGTGACCCGGAGAAGGGCTTCACCAGCTACGACAAGCTGTCGAAGGACGAGATCAAGGAGCTTTCCGATCAGGTCAATGCCCTGAGCGAGCCCCTGTCCCAGCTGACATCGGCCGTTTTGGGCATCCAGGCGGACAGCTAG
- the efeB gene encoding iron uptake transporter deferrochelatase/peroxidase subunit: protein MASPTDPEKPEKPEKPATPAKPAKLRLSRRALFGLGGASVAGAAIGVGAMAAYEEFNGGSGTTYPFYGEHQAGIVTPAQDRLHFAAFDVLDVSRDELIELLQDWTVAAANMTAGQDIGRHGAVGGPQSAPPEDTGEALGLPAAGLTITFGFGRSLFRTKDGDDRFGLGRRMPDALEPIPPFAIDSLSEASSDGDLCVQACADDPQIAVHAIRNLSRIAFGRASIRWSQLGFGRTSSTSKSQTTPRNLFGFKDGTASIKSEDAGTVNKWVWAKGSGSEAWMNGGSYLVARKIRMIIETWDRQSLQEQERVFGRSKGEGGPLSGGKEFDEPDFAAPGTGGNPMIDVAAHVRLAHPKQNSGIQLLRRGYNYVDGNDELGRLNAGLFFISFQSDHRTGFSAIQANLRRDAMNEYVRHVSSGLFAVPPGISDGGFIGQRLFAD from the coding sequence ATGGCTTCACCCACTGATCCGGAAAAGCCGGAAAAGCCGGAAAAGCCGGCAACGCCAGCAAAGCCGGCGAAGCTCAGGCTGTCCCGCCGCGCGCTGTTCGGCCTCGGCGGTGCTTCGGTGGCCGGCGCGGCAATCGGCGTCGGTGCCATGGCAGCGTACGAGGAGTTCAATGGCGGCAGCGGCACGACGTATCCCTTCTACGGCGAACACCAGGCGGGCATAGTCACGCCCGCGCAGGACCGGCTGCACTTCGCGGCATTCGATGTGCTCGACGTGTCAAGGGACGAGCTGATCGAGCTGCTGCAGGACTGGACGGTAGCAGCGGCGAATATGACCGCCGGGCAGGACATCGGCCGGCACGGTGCGGTCGGCGGCCCGCAGTCGGCTCCGCCCGAAGACACCGGCGAAGCGCTGGGCCTGCCTGCCGCCGGGCTGACGATAACGTTCGGCTTCGGTCGCAGCCTGTTCCGGACGAAGGACGGTGACGATCGCTTCGGTCTGGGGAGGAGGATGCCGGACGCACTTGAGCCGATCCCGCCATTTGCGATCGACAGCCTGTCGGAGGCCTCAAGCGACGGCGACCTCTGCGTGCAGGCCTGTGCGGACGACCCGCAAATCGCCGTGCACGCGATCAGAAACCTCTCCCGGATCGCGTTCGGGCGGGCGTCCATCCGCTGGTCCCAGCTTGGTTTCGGCCGGACGTCGTCGACCTCCAAAAGTCAGACCACCCCGCGCAACCTGTTCGGCTTCAAGGACGGCACCGCGAGCATCAAGTCAGAGGATGCAGGCACTGTCAACAAGTGGGTGTGGGCGAAGGGCAGCGGCAGCGAAGCGTGGATGAACGGCGGCTCCTACCTGGTCGCCCGGAAGATCCGGATGATCATCGAGACCTGGGATCGGCAATCACTGCAGGAGCAGGAACGGGTCTTCGGGCGCAGCAAGGGCGAAGGCGGCCCGCTATCCGGCGGCAAGGAGTTCGACGAGCCCGACTTCGCGGCCCCCGGCACCGGCGGGAACCCGATGATCGATGTCGCGGCGCACGTCCGGCTGGCGCATCCGAAGCAGAATTCCGGTATCCAGCTGTTGCGCCGTGGCTACAACTACGTGGACGGCAACGACGAACTGGGCAGACTGAATGCCGGATTGTTCTTCATCAGCTTCCAAAGCGACCACCGCACCGGCTTCTCGGCGATTCAGGCCAACCTTCGCCGGGACGCGATGAATGAGTACGTCCGGCATGTCTCCAGCGGTCTGTTCGCGGTGCCGCCCGGCATCAGCGACGGAGGCTTCATCGGTCAGCGGCTGTTCGCGGACTGA